The Stigmatopora nigra isolate UIUO_SnigA chromosome 23, RoL_Snig_1.1, whole genome shotgun sequence genome includes the window ggaactataatatacatctatattctttattttgaatttgatcctaaaacagaaagtcaggactcatgatttactttcttggagccacacaaaatgatgtgacgggccagatttggcccccgggctgccactttgacaccagtaaaCTACTACAACTTGAAGTCCAGAGACCAGACCAAGTCTCATATGCTTTGTCATCTCCACGGATCAGCATGGCGCTTTTCATTGTATTCCTGCAGCTCAATTTGGTCTTTAATCTGGCTGATGAGAATCTGAGAGAGCAGAATGCCCaccaactgcaaaaaaaatgccataatcaGCCCACCACAGTTCACTAAACCCGAGCTCCGAGTCCTACCTGAGGGATGGCTAACCCCAATGCAATACCTCCCATCAGAAATAAGTTGCTATGAATCCAGTCCACCACTTTGTCGATGCATCCATTGGTATGAATGACATCTCCGGCTTCCAGGAATTCCACTTTCTGGATTCCTTGCCCGCACATTGTGTTCACCACCTCCTCCTGCAAGGCATACATCGTTAGAGAACACGCTACGGAAAATGGAACGACGATAACCGGGACCTTTTCTTGGGTGACGACGCAACAGGAAAACGGTACAGAGCAGCGTTCCTGGCTAGGATTTTTGTCGGTGCAGTTGAAGTACACGTTCATGGACCAGTCGGTGAAGGTCACGGCGCCGCAACAGTCGAACTGGGGGTTAGATTATCATGGCCgtggaaacgttttttttttttggaatatgacGACGTTTGAGCTCATTTCTGACTTCTTTCTGGCCAAAGTCGATGAGGTTCTGCAGGTCGATGTCGTCTCTGTAGTGGACGATGGCGTTGTTGACTATTTCGGTGACCTTACCGCGAGCCtacggaagaagaagaagaagaagaagaagaagaagaagaagaagaagaagaagaagaagaagaagaagatagtcctttaaattcctgggggtccacgtcacggctaaggtctcctggtctacaaacaccacagtagtggtgaagaaggcccagaaacgactcaatttccgatgatgcgatgtatccatcatggcagaatgccaaattacgagtctgaaattatcacttatttgagtcttttgccgggaaaatgcaccttatggagaagtactaccaatttcgtcatacgtaG containing:
- the tspan33a gene encoding tetraspanin-33; protein product: MCGNRGNVARGRYDEDFSFVSAVVKYLLFIFNFIFWLIAMAMVGIGVYARIIKHGETALACLAVDPAMILLVVGVLMFIITFCGCVGSLRENICLLQFFCISLTIIFMLQLAAAVLGFVFSDKARGKVTEIVNNAIVHYRDDIDLQNLIDFGQKEFDCCGAVTFTDWSMNVYFNCTDKNPSQERCSVPFSCCVVTQEKEEVVNTMCGQGIQKVEFLEAGDVIHTNGCIDKVVDWIHSNLFLMGGIALGLAIPQLVGILLSQILISQIKDQIELQEYNEKRHADPWR